One genomic region from Nitrospira sp. CR1.1 encodes:
- a CDS encoding iron chelate uptake ABC transporter family permease subunit yields the protein MEVGLISRGARWFAPAAGPLWFLGSLLCLAGLAILSLGIGRYGISASELVRFVFSLTSDVPLIEPGRFDELKNVIFHVRLPRVVAAILIGAGLSVSGAAFQAMFRNPLVSPGLLGVLAGASFGAAVAMLLAERWILVQVGAFAGGLAAVFLSLGLARIYQAESLLMLVLGGIISTGLFTSLLSVVKALADPYNQLPAIVFWLMGRLSAVDTTTVFALSVPIVAGIAILMLLGKALNALSMGDEEALTLGVNVPVVRSAVILAATFVSALTVSMAGMIVWIGLVIPHVARLLVGPDNRLLLPSSALLGAAFLLVVDDLARVSFSTEIPIGVATELIGIPLFIAVLRRGRAGWLT from the coding sequence ATGGAAGTCGGTCTCATTTCGCGGGGGGCGCGGTGGTTCGCTCCTGCAGCCGGCCCTCTGTGGTTCCTGGGCTCGCTGCTCTGCCTCGCGGGACTCGCCATACTGTCATTGGGCATCGGGCGCTATGGGATCTCCGCAAGTGAACTGGTCCGCTTTGTGTTCTCGCTCACATCAGATGTCCCGCTCATCGAGCCGGGACGTTTTGACGAACTCAAAAACGTCATCTTCCATGTGCGGCTTCCGCGAGTGGTGGCGGCGATTCTGATCGGCGCCGGCTTGTCGGTCTCGGGCGCGGCATTTCAGGCCATGTTCAGAAACCCGCTGGTCTCACCGGGGCTCCTCGGAGTGTTGGCCGGCGCCTCGTTCGGCGCGGCGGTGGCCATGCTGCTGGCAGAGCGGTGGATTCTGGTACAGGTGGGAGCCTTCGCCGGTGGCTTGGCGGCGGTCTTCCTCTCACTTGGACTGGCGCGTATCTATCAGGCTGAGTCGCTGCTCATGCTGGTACTCGGAGGCATCATCAGCACCGGGTTGTTTACGTCGCTGTTATCCGTGGTGAAGGCGTTGGCTGATCCATATAACCAGCTTCCTGCCATTGTGTTCTGGCTGATGGGGCGGCTTTCGGCGGTCGATACCACGACGGTGTTCGCACTGTCTGTGCCCATCGTGGCCGGGATCGCGATCCTGATGCTCCTCGGGAAGGCGCTGAATGCGCTCAGCATGGGAGATGAGGAAGCGTTGACGCTGGGCGTGAATGTGCCGGTCGTGCGGAGCGCCGTGATTCTGGCGGCGACGTTCGTGAGCGCCTTGACAGTCAGCATGGCCGGAATGATTGTCTGGATCGGATTGGTCATTCCTCACGTGGCGCGTCTGCTGGTTGGCCCGGACAATCGTCTGTTGCTTCCGAGCAGCGCGCTCCTGGGAGCGGCGTTTCTACTGGTCGTCGATGATCTCGCGAGAGTTTCGTTCAGCACGGAAATTCCGATCGGCGTGGCAACGGAACTGATCGGCATTCCGCTCTTCATTGCCGTCTTACGGCGGGGCCGTGCGGGATGGCTGACATGA
- a CDS encoding LLM class flavin-dependent oxidoreductase — protein sequence MQFGLSGCGAGFESLLPTQWPVFAKMAETAGFESLWLNEEHFQRPRDGRGRLCLSPLIAAAQLAAHTQHIRIGFSVLLLPLHNPIRLAEEIATLDVMSGGRINVGVSRGGNRDYSTAFGVNPETGRADFQRDLATMLQCWAPGDIRMNGGSFNVQPKPVQQPTPPIYIGTYNEETAGWAAREGHRLIQHGIQSLSNIIRVVRAFEKEGGNVRHAPIGRFVYVGGNDEDARRELLPVIQLLTDRLRKAGIPARPGTMTEGELEVERFYREMVIAGGPATCRERLLELGHLTGSRHVNCLMGFFGYLPPALLGRSLRLFSDEVLPHIAQAGDIDG from the coding sequence ATGCAATTTGGCCTTTCGGGATGCGGGGCCGGTTTCGAATCGCTTCTGCCGACGCAGTGGCCGGTATTCGCGAAGATGGCCGAAACGGCGGGGTTCGAGTCGCTCTGGCTGAATGAGGAGCATTTTCAACGTCCCCGGGACGGTCGGGGACGGCTCTGCTTATCGCCTCTCATCGCAGCGGCTCAACTTGCGGCGCATACTCAGCACATTCGTATTGGATTTTCCGTTCTGTTGCTCCCTCTTCACAACCCCATCCGGCTCGCAGAGGAAATCGCCACGCTGGATGTGATGAGCGGAGGACGGATCAATGTCGGCGTGTCGCGAGGGGGCAATCGAGACTACTCGACGGCGTTCGGAGTAAATCCGGAGACAGGGCGAGCGGATTTTCAGCGGGATCTCGCGACCATGTTGCAATGCTGGGCGCCCGGAGACATTCGCATGAATGGCGGTTCATTCAATGTGCAGCCCAAACCGGTTCAGCAACCCACTCCGCCCATCTACATCGGCACCTACAATGAAGAGACTGCCGGATGGGCGGCGCGTGAGGGCCACCGTCTGATTCAGCATGGGATTCAGTCCCTGTCCAACATCATCCGCGTCGTTCGAGCATTCGAAAAGGAGGGCGGCAACGTCCGCCATGCGCCGATCGGACGTTTTGTGTATGTCGGCGGCAATGACGAAGACGCCAGACGGGAGCTTCTGCCCGTGATCCAGCTTTTGACGGATCGATTGCGAAAAGCCGGCATTCCGGCGAGGCCTGGGACGATGACGGAGGGTGAGCTGGAGGTCGAACGGTTTTATCGGGAGATGGTCATTGCCGGTGGCCCCGCCACCTGTCGTGAACGTCTGCTCGAACTCGGTCATTTGACCGGAAGCCGGCACGTGAATTGTCTGATGGGATTCTTCGGGTATCTGCCGCCGGCTCTCCTGGGGCGTTCCTTGCGGTTATTCTCCGATGAAGTCTTGCCCCATATTGCTCAGGCTGGTGATATCGACGGCTAG
- the modA gene encoding molybdate ABC transporter substrate-binding protein — MRAAFRIRGIIAAVSLLLGLAWNIQPAQAQADIITIAAANSLKDALRKVLPLFEADHRNINVRVIYGPSQTLRGQIEQGAPVDIFLPSLFEEIDQLEAKGLIIQGTKRAFAATSLVLITGTTLPAPISSIQDLQTTPIRRIAVGDPKTSSVGKVAAQFLKYSNLEPKLKSQYILGEHSRAVLDLVAKGEAEIGVVYRTDAISNSGVRILDTAPVGSHTPVRYGVAAAWTAQNISAAGDFIEFLLSPTIQTLLQEFGFDRVSPEVGFAQREEVKP; from the coding sequence ATGAGAGCAGCATTTCGTATCAGAGGAATCATCGCCGCGGTCAGCCTACTGCTCGGCCTAGCCTGGAACATCCAGCCGGCCCAGGCGCAAGCGGACATCATTACCATCGCCGCCGCCAACAGCCTGAAAGACGCTCTTCGCAAGGTGCTTCCGCTGTTCGAGGCGGACCACCGGAACATCAACGTGCGGGTAATTTACGGTCCATCCCAAACACTCCGCGGCCAGATCGAACAGGGCGCGCCGGTTGACATCTTTCTGCCGTCGCTTTTTGAAGAAATCGACCAGCTAGAGGCCAAGGGGCTGATCATTCAAGGAACCAAACGCGCCTTTGCGGCCACCTCGCTGGTCCTGATCACGGGGACGACCCTTCCCGCCCCCATCAGCTCGATTCAAGATCTGCAAACCACCCCGATTCGCCGCATTGCGGTCGGCGACCCCAAGACCTCCTCGGTCGGGAAAGTCGCCGCGCAGTTTTTGAAATACAGCAACCTGGAACCCAAGCTGAAATCGCAGTACATCCTCGGCGAACACTCGCGGGCCGTCCTCGATCTGGTGGCCAAGGGCGAGGCCGAAATCGGCGTGGTCTATCGCACCGATGCGATATCCAATTCAGGCGTCCGCATCCTTGATACCGCACCAGTCGGCTCCCACACCCCGGTACGGTACGGCGTCGCCGCCGCATGGACGGCACAGAACATTTCTGCAGCCGGTGACTTCATTGAGTTTCTACTGAGCCCCACGATCCAGACCCTGTTGCAGGAATTCGGATTCGACCGCGTGTCTCCCGAAGTCGGATTCGCACAACGAGAAGAGGTGAAACCATGA
- a CDS encoding ABC transporter substrate-binding protein yields the protein MRGYDTGRRVLNHLTLIVWLVVMPVIVWAEPPARTVTDMAGRTVVIPAHVERVAAVGSVPVIHSFIFTMGKAETIVNGMPLFAQGKRYAFHRRIAPHVAQQPATQGPGGEPDIERLLALKPQIVFVMDRMLLNLLERKGFTVMFLAWREQSDVRPLMRLLGQVFETEDRAEAYVGWFDQIIARVEAAVADRPVAERPRVLFSHFKSLRSPHLIGDWWIRQAGGVSVTGDGRLAEQFDFSIEHVVQWNPDVMIVNDPGEVSQVYADQRLKRVKAVEAKRIYSIPVGVHPWGYRTAEQPLMVVWTAELLYGPGFAGLDLIAEMKQFYERFFQVRLSDEELQNVLRAEP from the coding sequence ATGAGAGGGTACGATACAGGCCGGCGGGTACTCAACCACCTGACCCTGATTGTGTGGTTGGTCGTGATGCCGGTGATCGTTTGGGCAGAACCGCCGGCGCGCACCGTGACCGACATGGCGGGCCGGACGGTCGTGATTCCCGCGCACGTTGAGCGGGTCGCGGCGGTCGGATCGGTCCCCGTGATACACAGTTTTATTTTCACGATGGGCAAGGCCGAGACGATCGTCAACGGCATGCCGTTGTTCGCGCAGGGCAAGCGGTACGCATTTCATCGGCGGATCGCGCCGCACGTCGCACAGCAACCGGCCACTCAGGGCCCGGGAGGCGAGCCGGACATCGAACGGCTGCTTGCGCTCAAGCCCCAAATTGTCTTCGTCATGGACAGGATGCTGCTCAATCTCTTGGAACGGAAAGGCTTCACGGTCATGTTCCTGGCCTGGCGGGAACAGAGTGACGTGCGGCCGCTCATGCGCTTGTTGGGGCAGGTCTTCGAGACGGAAGATCGAGCGGAGGCATATGTGGGGTGGTTCGATCAGATCATTGCGCGAGTCGAAGCGGCGGTGGCTGATCGGCCCGTAGCGGAACGCCCGCGCGTGTTGTTTTCTCACTTCAAGAGCCTGCGAAGTCCCCACCTGATCGGAGATTGGTGGATCAGGCAGGCGGGAGGAGTCAGTGTCACGGGAGACGGCCGCCTCGCGGAGCAATTCGATTTCTCGATCGAGCACGTGGTGCAGTGGAATCCTGACGTGATGATCGTGAACGATCCCGGCGAGGTGTCGCAGGTGTATGCCGATCAGCGGTTGAAGAGGGTCAAAGCAGTCGAGGCGAAACGGATCTACTCAATTCCGGTCGGAGTGCATCCATGGGGATACCGGACCGCGGAGCAGCCGCTCATGGTTGTCTGGACGGCGGAGCTGTTGTATGGCCCGGGTTTTGCCGGGCTGGACCTGATTGCGGAAATGAAACAATTTTACGAACGTTTCTTTCAGGTTCGTCTGAGCGATGAAGAGTTACAGAACGTGTTGCGTGCAGAGCCCTGA
- a CDS encoding helix-turn-helix domain-containing protein encodes MNRPVDHISPCCTAQKPYGDGGIFDLGGGQLEAFHRIRIPLSYKSNQVVFYEGHLSIGLYMLCAGKVKLTRSSYRGQRLIVRILEAGEIIEKHAFAQNSVHQTTCETLESCKICLIERSAYLDLIRRDNTLALKLIELLSREVRSNLAQLDAFTFKNARERLAATLLELGRRFGLRGEGGIQIGMSLKREEIAEMTGITPETLARLLSAFQSEKLLLTQGRLITLINLPRLTRLARGRTSDVREPFVDAEPVLL; translated from the coding sequence ATGAACCGACCAGTCGACCACATTTCACCTTGCTGTACAGCGCAGAAACCATACGGTGACGGGGGGATCTTCGACTTAGGCGGAGGTCAGCTCGAGGCCTTCCACCGCATCAGAATTCCGCTCTCCTATAAGTCCAATCAGGTCGTTTTTTACGAGGGCCATCTCAGTATCGGTCTGTATATGCTGTGCGCGGGCAAGGTGAAACTGACCCGTTCCTCCTATCGAGGACAACGCCTGATCGTGCGAATCCTCGAGGCGGGGGAGATCATCGAAAAACACGCCTTCGCGCAAAACTCCGTCCACCAGACAACGTGCGAGACGCTCGAGTCGTGCAAGATTTGCCTGATCGAGAGGAGCGCGTATCTCGACCTGATTCGGCGCGACAACACATTGGCGCTCAAACTCATCGAGTTGCTCAGCCGCGAGGTGCGATCCAATCTCGCGCAACTCGACGCGTTCACCTTCAAGAATGCGCGGGAGCGGTTGGCTGCCACATTGCTGGAGTTGGGCCGGCGATTTGGGTTGCGCGGGGAGGGTGGCATTCAAATAGGCATGAGCCTCAAACGGGAAGAAATCGCCGAAATGACTGGGATCACACCCGAGACGCTGGCCCGTCTGCTGAGCGCCTTTCAGTCGGAGAAACTTCTGTTGACCCAAGGCCGTCTGATCACCTTGATTAATCTTCCTCGACTCACCCGTCTCGCCAGAGGTCGCACATCGGATGTCCGGGAGCCGTTCGTCGACGCGGAACCGGTGCTGCTCTAG
- a CDS encoding TonB family protein, translating into MEYIAPQSSRLECGRATVVSPSVLKVQWQAWGISLLLHLALIAAVIMIRIDVRPAVPPDPFHWEVTMVDPPPPESSPSAPAASSLPSQSSPVPVARTSETVVDRRPVQRAMAQVRTMQPRTLPPVESRVVSRDAPTERTPAVERAAAVIQSAGEIRHARAFAQERTQTSVETTEASVRAVAVPVSTPPTVSSSPAVSSREGLPDDQRAKAEVQDKGSIKTTDASIRHGEPVQDVRAAVESVQVQQVDTKRSEPVVAEVQSVGPVRPHYGWLKTDVMAQIERMKRYPQFALDNRWEGRVVVRAVIRADGHLLELAVVESSGHELLDRESLELLRRLSPVPLKHQLGAPQVTLRIPISYGIR; encoded by the coding sequence ATGGAATACATTGCACCTCAGAGTTCTCGCCTTGAGTGTGGCAGGGCGACAGTTGTGTCCCCTTCGGTTCTGAAGGTGCAGTGGCAGGCCTGGGGAATATCCCTGCTGCTACACCTGGCTCTTATCGCCGCGGTGATCATGATACGCATCGATGTTCGACCGGCAGTTCCGCCCGACCCGTTTCATTGGGAGGTGACCATGGTTGATCCGCCTCCCCCGGAGTCGAGTCCGTCTGCGCCTGCCGCATCATCGCTGCCATCGCAGTCTTCTCCCGTCCCCGTCGCCAGAACGTCCGAGACGGTGGTTGACAGACGGCCGGTCCAGCGTGCGATGGCGCAGGTACGCACGATGCAGCCACGCACGCTCCCGCCCGTAGAGTCCCGGGTCGTGAGCCGGGATGCGCCGACAGAGCGCACCCCCGCCGTGGAGCGGGCTGCAGCCGTCATACAATCGGCCGGAGAAATTCGACACGCGCGGGCGTTCGCGCAGGAGCGGACGCAGACCTCCGTCGAAACCACCGAGGCGTCCGTACGAGCGGTCGCCGTGCCGGTTTCCACTCCTCCAACAGTCTCATCTTCTCCAGCAGTCTCATCCCGCGAAGGCCTGCCGGATGATCAACGGGCAAAGGCAGAGGTGCAGGACAAGGGGTCGATCAAAACCACTGACGCCTCGATTCGGCATGGGGAGCCCGTACAGGATGTGCGCGCGGCGGTAGAGTCGGTGCAGGTTCAACAGGTCGATACGAAGCGGAGTGAACCCGTCGTCGCCGAAGTTCAGTCGGTGGGGCCGGTTCGTCCTCATTACGGGTGGCTGAAGACAGATGTGATGGCGCAGATCGAGCGGATGAAACGCTATCCGCAGTTTGCGCTCGACAACCGGTGGGAGGGCCGTGTGGTGGTGCGGGCAGTCATCCGTGCGGACGGCCACCTTCTGGAGTTGGCGGTGGTGGAGAGTTCCGGGCATGAGCTGCTGGATCGTGAATCATTGGAATTGCTGAGACGCCTTTCCCCTGTTCCCCTGAAACACCAACTCGGAGCGCCTCAGGTGACGTTACGGATTCCCATCAGCTACGGGATTCGTTGA
- a CDS encoding ATP-binding cassette domain-containing protein, whose protein sequence is MTALEAHGVTFSYGQRLVLDGVSLSAPRGRVLSLLGPNGCGKSTLIKIMLGLLRPQGGRVWLDGCEVSRLSIRERARRMAYVPQAHTLSFPYRVRDVVLMGRFAQRHLFQQTYSAHERRLAHGAMERVGIAHLADRIYTEISGGERQLALIARAVAQGAAILVMDEPVSGLDYGNQLRLLREVRALAEEGFTVLKSTHFPDHAFLSSDAVVLMHQGKVLAQGSPDEAMTRDRLHLLYGVEVNILTQEGGIRCCVPAGAGKRPEASVL, encoded by the coding sequence ATGACCGCCTTGGAGGCGCATGGTGTGACCTTTTCCTACGGGCAGCGCCTCGTGCTGGATGGAGTGTCGTTGTCTGCTCCACGGGGGCGGGTTCTCTCTCTGCTGGGTCCCAACGGATGTGGAAAGAGCACGCTCATCAAAATCATGTTGGGGCTGCTGCGCCCGCAAGGAGGGCGCGTATGGCTCGATGGCTGCGAAGTCAGTCGGCTGAGCATCCGGGAACGGGCGCGCAGAATGGCCTATGTGCCGCAGGCTCATACCCTGTCGTTTCCCTATCGCGTGCGGGATGTGGTGTTGATGGGCCGCTTCGCGCAGCGGCACCTGTTTCAACAGACCTATTCGGCACACGAGCGTCGATTGGCTCACGGCGCCATGGAACGGGTCGGGATCGCCCACCTGGCCGACCGAATCTATACGGAGATCAGCGGCGGGGAGCGGCAACTGGCATTGATCGCCAGGGCCGTGGCGCAAGGGGCCGCCATTCTGGTGATGGATGAACCAGTGAGCGGACTGGACTACGGCAATCAGCTGCGCTTGTTGCGGGAAGTCCGCGCCTTGGCCGAGGAGGGATTCACGGTGTTGAAATCCACGCACTTCCCGGATCATGCGTTTCTGTCGTCCGATGCCGTGGTGCTGATGCATCAGGGAAAAGTCTTGGCGCAGGGGAGTCCCGACGAAGCGATGACGAGGGATCGTCTGCATCTGCTGTACGGCGTGGAGGTCAACATTCTCACCCAGGAGGGCGGGATCAGGTGTTGTGTGCCTGCGGGAGCGGGGAAACGACCGGAAGCTTCAGTGCTCTGA
- a CDS encoding TOBE domain-containing protein has translation MIVNETPATLLSCGTRSDRNVHLCTDGGACVTVECSMIGLPRLPLSPGQRVRLTVASTDVKIASPRLHQWCSGNEWAGRVLSSQYQNGEIVVTVKIVGQPLTFTSTNVSDCVHRPIQPEDQVRVSIEAAALRVEPLGWSALEQSSGMKPVAACIPLRSEQKE, from the coding sequence ATGATTGTGAATGAGACGCCGGCCACGCTGCTTTCCTGTGGGACCAGGAGTGACCGGAACGTTCATTTGTGCACCGATGGGGGAGCGTGTGTCACCGTGGAATGCTCCATGATAGGGCTTCCGCGGCTGCCTCTTTCTCCCGGTCAGCGGGTTCGCCTGACCGTGGCGAGTACCGATGTGAAAATCGCCTCCCCCCGGCTACACCAATGGTGTTCCGGCAATGAATGGGCGGGCCGTGTGCTCTCCAGCCAATACCAAAACGGTGAGATCGTCGTCACCGTGAAGATCGTCGGGCAGCCGCTCACCTTCACCAGTACGAATGTATCCGATTGTGTCCACCGACCGATCCAGCCGGAGGATCAGGTGCGAGTCAGTATCGAGGCCGCAGCCCTGCGGGTCGAGCCGCTCGGTTGGTCCGCGCTCGAACAGAGTTCAGGAATGAAACCGGTGGCGGCTTGCATCCCGCTCAGGTCGGAACAAAAGGAGTGA
- a CDS encoding tetratricopeptide repeat protein — translation MERCRTRWSGALLGALVAGLLAACGQSDPEQAAAYQLRGDRAVEQHQFREATIEYLNAVQHAQDDTAIRWKLVQASLHAADYDRTFTELRAVLQREPGHAAARLLLGRLYLTSAKKDEVARMAKELIATQPHHAAGYILQGELALQAGDLAKALDQFEQAHVRDERSLEPMLAAGNVAMLMHDLIRASLWYQLALERHPDSIDVHLARGNYFLAAGDRDTGEREFDRAVELAHDSEPARLSLVVQHLAHGRQDRALRELQDVIRALGSSKGRALLAELLLEIGRANEARVVIGELASQASPDAVTLYLQGRLAMVDQRWAEARSLLSQAMTMQEVKAGPHLWLGRLELLEGHAGKGEALLEKAVRLDPDNPAGHLALAGLYVQQERYERAAGESLEVLRRNPGHLEAALIYGDAQMGQDHWNEAEAIYQAICHQAPANPIGYRKLGQLAQRQGLTAKAVTWYAQAVARDKDNVSLWMEYLSVMVAADQGQRADQLVNNAVREAPQDPRRLEVAARYHRARGQLDKARAAWRTVSALMPNAAGPDYELAQLDVAQQKPQDAELRLRQALAKDGQFEDALTALGMLLLSQAKTDEANQYYRKALSGVSPNPVAANNLAVNLMEQGELDEALHYAIRAREVAPAAPFIMDTLGWIYYKKELWEKAAPLLAKAAERLEDSPVVRYHYGMLLARRGEKVLAEKELASALSLSAQFPGVRDAQETLASLKN, via the coding sequence ATGGAGAGATGCCGAACGAGATGGTCTGGGGCGCTGCTCGGGGCGCTCGTGGCCGGTCTCCTGGCGGCTTGTGGTCAATCCGATCCGGAACAGGCGGCGGCCTACCAGCTGCGCGGCGATCGGGCCGTCGAACAACATCAGTTCCGGGAGGCGACCATTGAGTATCTCAACGCCGTGCAACATGCTCAGGACGACACGGCGATCAGGTGGAAATTGGTTCAGGCCAGTCTGCACGCGGCGGATTACGATCGAACATTCACCGAACTGCGCGCGGTGTTACAGCGTGAGCCCGGACATGCCGCCGCTCGGCTGCTGTTGGGTCGGCTCTATCTGACTTCAGCCAAGAAGGACGAGGTTGCACGCATGGCGAAGGAGTTGATAGCCACACAGCCTCATCACGCAGCCGGATATATCCTGCAAGGGGAACTCGCGCTGCAGGCGGGAGACCTGGCGAAAGCCCTCGATCAGTTCGAGCAGGCCCATGTGCGTGATGAGCGGTCCCTGGAACCTATGCTGGCCGCCGGCAATGTGGCGATGTTGATGCACGACCTGATTCGGGCCTCGCTGTGGTATCAACTGGCATTGGAGCGGCATCCAGATTCCATCGACGTGCATCTGGCGCGCGGCAATTATTTTTTGGCCGCGGGCGACCGGGACACCGGCGAACGCGAGTTTGATCGCGCCGTGGAATTAGCCCATGACAGCGAGCCGGCGCGGTTGAGCCTGGTGGTGCAGCATTTGGCGCACGGGCGGCAGGACCGCGCACTGCGTGAACTGCAGGATGTGATCCGTGCGCTGGGTTCGAGCAAAGGCCGGGCCTTGTTGGCGGAACTTCTGCTTGAGATCGGCCGAGCGAACGAGGCCCGTGTCGTGATCGGAGAACTGGCCAGTCAGGCCTCTCCGGATGCCGTCACGCTCTACCTTCAGGGGCGGCTCGCGATGGTTGACCAGCGGTGGGCAGAGGCCCGCAGCCTGCTCTCCCAGGCGATGACCATGCAAGAGGTCAAGGCAGGGCCGCATCTCTGGCTGGGGCGATTGGAACTGCTCGAAGGCCATGCGGGAAAGGGAGAGGCGCTGCTGGAAAAGGCCGTGCGTCTCGATCCCGACAACCCCGCCGGTCATCTCGCGCTCGCCGGACTCTACGTGCAGCAGGAGCGGTATGAGAGGGCGGCGGGGGAATCGTTGGAGGTGCTCCGACGGAATCCCGGACACCTCGAGGCTGCGCTGATCTATGGCGACGCGCAGATGGGGCAGGATCATTGGAACGAAGCGGAGGCGATCTATCAAGCGATCTGCCACCAGGCGCCGGCAAACCCGATCGGGTATCGAAAGCTGGGGCAATTGGCCCAGCGGCAGGGGCTCACTGCCAAGGCGGTGACCTGGTATGCGCAAGCGGTGGCGCGTGATAAGGACAACGTCAGCCTCTGGATGGAATATTTGTCTGTCATGGTCGCGGCGGACCAGGGACAACGGGCCGATCAGCTCGTGAACAACGCCGTGCGGGAAGCGCCGCAGGATCCTCGCCGATTGGAGGTCGCGGCTCGATACCATCGTGCGCGAGGGCAGCTTGATAAAGCGCGAGCGGCCTGGCGAACAGTCAGCGCGCTGATGCCGAATGCAGCCGGCCCCGACTATGAACTGGCACAATTGGATGTGGCTCAGCAGAAACCGCAGGACGCGGAATTGAGGTTGCGGCAGGCGCTCGCCAAAGATGGACAGTTTGAGGACGCATTGACAGCGCTCGGCATGCTCCTGTTGTCCCAGGCGAAGACCGACGAAGCGAATCAGTACTATCGGAAAGCGCTTTCCGGCGTGAGTCCCAACCCGGTTGCGGCGAATAATCTGGCAGTCAATCTCATGGAGCAGGGAGAGCTCGATGAGGCGTTGCACTATGCCATTCGAGCCCGCGAAGTGGCTCCGGCGGCGCCGTTCATCATGGATACCCTGGGATGGATCTACTACAAAAAAGAATTGTGGGAGAAAGCCGCTCCTCTGTTGGCGAAAGCCGCGGAGCGATTGGAAGACAGTCCGGTGGTGCGGTATCACTATGGCATGTTGTTGGCCAGGCGGGGGGAGAAGGTCCTGGCCGAAAAGGAACTCGCATCCGCCCTCTCGCTTAGCGCTCAGTTTCCCGGGGTTCGTGATGCGCAAGAGACCTTGGCATCGTTGAAGAACTAG